Within the Xiphophorus couchianus chromosome 17, X_couchianus-1.0, whole genome shotgun sequence genome, the region ATAACTCTATGTGCCAGAGGAGCGTGTTGTGTTGGTTGCTGAGCAATGTGGGTGAGCAGCTGCGTGAAAGTATAGCCACCAATGGAAGAAGCATGCACCAGTATGAGCCTTCCTGTGAAAGGAGGCTcctctaaaatattcaaaatctcCAACCCGTAGTTGAGGCCCCATCGAGGCCACAGGAAGTGCATTATGCTGCTCTGGATCAGGAGAACATCCATATCACGGTCAAGGTAGAGCTCCCTGTACTTTGCTACGGCCCCAGGTTGGGCACAGAGCCAGGAGAAGAATAGGAGAAGAGGACGAGAATTGGAAGCAGCATCTGACTGTATCGGGGAGGAATCAGCTGTGTGGGAAGGCGTTTCTAAAGACACTGGAGAGGAGACGGGGAACAGAGTTGATGTGGCCTGAGAGTCTTTGGCAAGGGTTACTGTCTGGTGCTCAGCTGCTGTCATTGGAGTGTAGTAATAAATGATACCATTGCAGATTCTCCTGGCTACAAACTTCCCTGAGTTGTCTGGTTCAGACGTGGTTGCATCAGTcctgaaaagactgaaaaaagaagGTCAGTCAGATTTCATAATAAATCATTCTTGCAGTCCAGGAAGGGAGAATAGACTTGCAACATCTtaatctgtttggttttttcttTGAGCTATGCATGTTCAAGATAAActcaaaaatgaaagaatagtAGTTTAGACTTGAAGTGAGCCACGAATTGCTAAAATATCAAACTATTTAGTAACGGAGGTTTTGACTGATGTAAACAATATCTCAAATTCTGTTACCTTACAACACTACTTTGGTGCCAAatgctgtaatattttttttcctttgacacaggaaaaaaacaacactgaaatTAGACTTCTCTTAAAGATATgttaaaagataataaaaaaaaaacattttggaacaTCATATCTATTTAGgctttattataaaacagattaataaaacaagcattaaaataacattCCACAGAGGTGTTTTACCATGAAAGATGTGGAAAACTTTTTCACTCTGTAAAAGATTTTGGATCCAAAATACAATAACTTGTAACAAAATAGCAATCGACATAATCTCACTAacatgttttgttcatttttgtttttactattaCAGCTATTAgtataattgttattattactactaaTTTCTATCACTACTACTACTATAAATAACATGACCCAATACTTGCAAAGTCAAATCACAAGTATACTAATGGCATAACGGGTTATTTAAGCAGAACAATGTGAACAACTCATAAGATGTGATTACCTAATGTGTATTACAGTTGTTAAGCAAgactaaaaaagaaatcagactGCTGTTAAATAATTAAGTGATGCAATAAAAGGCTCCTTGCCCAAACAGTGTTGATTTTGGCTCCCCACAATTAGCAAATCAGCATAACCTCCCaaattcaaccttttttttttatttgtatgtctagaaaatatttgcaatttcTTCTCATTTACATTTAGCCAAAAAAACGTTATTTAATTACCACGTTTAAATCTTAAcggaattttctttttttccaaactatCTCAACATTTCAGCATTCAGAGCTTCTAGGTTTGGTGTAGCCATAGAAActaatccttttttttgtttgtttgtctgtttcctTCTGTAGCCTAAACGTATAGAGCTCCATGTCAGCTTTTGATTTCTCCCCATTCTTGAGATTTTAATTACAGTAATCTTCTAAAAATAGACCAAGAGTGCGTTTCACATATCGGCCTATTGCAGATCCTTGAATTCCTATAAAGACTTGACAACCAAACGCCAACAAAGGGAAAGGAAGCGCAGCGTGTGAAAGCCCTCCTCCTTTACAAATGAAGCTAAATGTAAGGCTAGATGCGAACATGTTAATACATTCCCACCGCGTCTCAAAATGATACATTAGCAACCTGTCCTCATTTTCCTGAATCATATCATAGCAACGACTCGGTTCATGTTTTACCTGGTGGGGAGTGCAAGGTTCCCCATGCTGAGAGATGGAAAACGCGTCCTTGTCCGCTTGGCGGTCTGGAAAATTACTTTGCACGCCTTGCTCAGATACGACGTACTGCCAACTCGCCGTGGCAACGGATAGCCG harbors:
- the LOC114161242 gene encoding uncharacterized protein LOC114161242, which encodes MGNLALPTSLFRTDATTSEPDNSGKFVARRICNGIIYYYTPMTAAEHQTVTLAKDSQATSTLFPVSSPVSLETPSHTADSSPIQSDAASNSRPLLLFFSWLCAQPGAVAKYRELYLDRDMDVLLIQSSIMHFLWPRWGLNYGLEILNILEEPPFTGRLILVHASSIGGYTFTQLLTHIAQQPTQHAPLAHRVIGHIYDSLVVGSLDHMATGLGKTLVPRLEGFIKTTAMLYFRLFKSYTADLYENSIQVFYNNPVTSPALFFFSENDAMCSTAVLEKLMDSWRRRGLSVDGRKWKKSTHAAHLRCHPEEYVSTLQQFLNSLSVPSHKSNI